The sequence TTAGTATTGGCAGTAGTTGTAATGTGTGTGAAGAAAATGACGAACGTAGAGCAACTATAATGCGTTTTAATATAGATGGTAGTAACGGCGAAATTTTTGCCACTGGTTTACGCAATACTGTCGGCTTTGATTTTAAAAATGGGCAACTGTACGGCGCAGACATGGGTCGTGATCAAATAGGAGACGATATTCCGCCTGAAGAAATAAATATTATACAAAAAAATAAAGATTATGGGTGGCCATACTGTTATGGCGATAATATTGCAAACCCGGAGTTTCCAGAAAAAACAGATTTTTGTAAAACAAAAACCGAAAAACCGTTTGCAAACATACAAGCTCACTCTGCGCCACTTGGAGTAAGCTTTTTAAGCCAAGCAGCTCAGTCTACATGGCCAAAACAATATCAGGATGGCATGTTGGTTGCACTGCATGGGAGTTGGAACCGTACAATACCTACTGGTTATAAAGTTGTATATATAGATATGTCTACTGATGAACCAAAACAATATAATTTATTAAGTGGCTGGTTAGAAAATAATGCCGAAGCGTGGGGACGCCCTGTGGGTATGGTTTTTGACAGTAAGGGCAACTTGTATCTTAGCGATGACAAGCAAGGCCTTATATATAAGCTATCTTTGCAGTAGTTGTAGGTAACAAATAAAATTGTATAGATGTAGCGATTCTCGTACTAACCTTGCAAATACTCTATTTTAAGATTTATATTTTACTAAGCAAAACAAGCCTTTTGATGGTTTATACACACGGCTTGGATATTTTTCTACCAACTTCCAGACGCAGCCATTAACTGTTTTTGGGTGCGCGTCTGGAAGCCTCTTCTCAACTTCTTTTAGTAAATCTGCCCACCGCACACCTTGTGGATTTTCTTCTAAAATATCAAATACGGTGTCGTAAATTTGGTGCGTAATAGGCTTTGGTACTTCCATGCCACACAGTATATCGTAGCTAGGTGTAATTGTCGCATTTATGTAGTAGTTTAGTTCGCTACAATCTTTTTCTGCAAATATATTTTGT is a genomic window of Candidatus Nomurabacteria bacterium containing:
- a CDS encoding PQQ-dependent sugar dehydrogenase, encoding MSKKKVVFISIVVIILGILGVLTVWLYNNTSLFTTKISNKDLAKNNLNESLNYELVPQKINGKTINIPKGFTLRVFAEDIGSARFLSISPDDTLFVGTKDNDKIYTAKDANNDGVADDVKDIDSGLNSPHSVFYYKNDLYVGEENRVSAYRNITSDGTYSKKDVLVDNLPAGNRLTGGGHKTRTVVIGPDEKMYVSIGSSCNVCEENDERRATIMRFNIDGSNGEIFATGLRNTVGFDFKNGQLYGADMGRDQIGDDIPPEEINIIQKNKDYGWPYCYGDNIANPEFPEKTDFCKTKTEKPFANIQAHSAPLGVSFLSQAAQSTWPKQYQDGMLVALHGSWNRTIPTGYKVVYIDMSTDEPKQYNLLSGWLENNAEAWGRPVGMVFDSKGNLYLSDDKQGLIYKLSLQ